The proteins below are encoded in one region of Leptotrichia sp. OH3620_COT-345:
- a CDS encoding glycoside hydrolase family 108 protein yields the protein MEQRFKKIFEYLLKVEGGYSNDKYDSGGKTKYGIIEVEARRYGYKGHMRDMPISIAEDIYRKKYFLGNRLNEVVNDKISLSICDWIVNSGNWGAKKAQQAINLIEGRQVLATDGKIGNNTLFALNNVNSEKFLQVYHDLQRKFYRSIVSSRPTQKVFLKGWLNRVDRKEKFIKNNF from the coding sequence ATGGAACAAAGATTTAAAAAAATATTTGAGTATCTACTTAAAGTAGAGGGTGGATACAGTAACGATAAATATGACAGCGGGGGGAAAACAAAATATGGAATAATAGAAGTTGAAGCTCGGAGATACGGCTATAAGGGACATATGAGAGATATGCCGATATCCATAGCTGAAGATATCTATAGAAAGAAATACTTTTTAGGAAATCGGTTAAATGAAGTGGTAAACGACAAAATATCCTTATCTATATGCGACTGGATTGTAAATTCTGGCAACTGGGGAGCAAAAAAGGCACAACAGGCGATTAATTTAATAGAGGGTAGACAAGTGTTAGCTACAGACGGGAAAATAGGAAATAACACCCTTTTTGCCCTGAATAACGTAAATTCTGAAAAGTTTTTACAAGTTTACCACGACTTACAAAGAAAGTTTTACAGAAGCATTGTATCAAGCAGACCAACACAAAAAGTTTTCCTTAA